In Microbulbifer sp. THAF38, the sequence GCACTGATAATATCGTCGCTGCGCGTGAGCTGCTGGAGATACCTATGCAGGTGCGTGGCTACGGCCATGTGCGCGAGCAGAAATTTGCCCTGGTGCAGGAGCGCTGGCAGAAGCTGTTTACTCAGTTTTCCGCTCGCAATGGGGTAGAGGAGCCGGCAGCAGTCTCTTGAATTATTTAGAAAGTGTCAGAAGGCGAAAGTAAAAATTCATACTTGCATAGACCGTAGCTTGGGAATTTGACAGGGAATGCGCTTGAGGCATGGATGCCGATAACCTGGATATAGGTTTTAAATAACTCAAAAGCAGAGTTTTGCCAGGGCTTATCCTGGCCTGAAAGGGATCAGCGGGTTGAGGAACAGCCCGCGGATTCCCGTAAGGGACACCGGGGCCGCGACTGCAGAAAAACACAGGCAGTCCATGTCCTGGGTGGCGATGGGCCTGTGTACCTGCCCCGGCTCGCGTAACACGAAATCCCCCCGCCCATAAATACCATTGTGATCGGAAAAACTGCCGTGCAGCACCAGGGCGAATTCCTGCCCACGGTGGTCGTGTTTTGGCAGACCACTGCCACTGCGCAGGCAGTGGAAAGCCACCTCGTAATCCCTCTGCCCAGACTTGAGCCGACACATTTGTAGGTTCCGGGTCAGGGTTTTCCATCGCCGGTTAGGGTTACTGGCCAATAGTTTATTCAGAACTTTGGGCAAATGATCCATGGCCGGCTCCCCGCCAACCGGCACTGGAGTGGGGGTATCTTCGCTTTTATGAAGGATCTTCTCTGGAATCTGGCCGATACGTTCCATCAGGCGTTCGAAAGCATTGGCTTGCAGGGGTTGTGCGGGACTTCCGTTGAGGAGTGAGCCACCGAGATTATTTAAGGTAGACAACTGGGAGCGACAGTCGGCACACATCTGTACATGGGCAGCAACAACCAGGCTGGGGCCGCGGGCTAGGCTGCCGGAGGCGTATTCCAACAGAAGATTTTCATCCGGGTGGTGGCGAATCATTCGGCGTTCACCTGACGAACCTGGCTTGTAATTTTTTCATGGCCAGGCGCACACGGGATTTGACCGTACCCAGGGGAAGGCGCAGTTCTTCGGAAATTTCGCTGTGGGATTTTCCCTCCATATAGGCCTTTTCCAAAATATGGCTCTGCTCTGCGGGCAGGGCGCTGAGGCCATCGGCGATATCGCGTTCGTTGCGTTTATGTTGCAAAAATAAAAGGGGTTGGTTTTCCAGGTTTTCATCCCAGATATCGGCCACATCAACATCGCTGTCGCGATTCTGGTGGCGTAGACTGCGGCGCAGCATATCGATACGGCAATTGCGCATAATGGTAAATATCCAGGTACTGGCCGAGGCTTTGCCCTGGTCAAAACAGGGGGCCTTATGCCATACCTTGAGCATGACTTCCTGAACCAGCTCATCCGCCGCTTCGGCATTGAGTGCCTGGGTGCTGCGGCTGTGGTGGAAGCCCTTGATCAGCGGGGCAAAATGTCGGAATACACGCTCGAACGCCTGGCGATCGCGCTGGGCGCCAACCTGCGTCAGTAGCCTGCTCCAGTCATCCTTGTAGTCCTGGGAAGCTTTCACCGCAATTCCATTGCCGTTGTGTCTTAGTCTATGCGCCATATTAGCGCTCTCTACTGTGATGTCGATCTTTTACTACGCTTGTGCTCGGCAAATGGATTGGGCTTTTTTTACTTTGGCGCTGTGATCTGCCTTCCGCAGGCTAACGTAAATGATAGGGATAGCGCTGGGGAATACGGTGGAAGGGAAGATGAGCAGCCGAACATTGGTTAAGGAAGTGCAATCCTATTATCGGGATTTCTTGGTTAGGGATCCCGCCGAGCTATCGAAAATATACAGCGATAAAATTGTATTCCGTGACCCTTTGCACCGGATTGAGGGGCTGCCCGCCCTGAAAACGTATTTCTCGGGTATGAGCCGCGGGCTCACCCAGTGCCGTTTTCGCTTTGAAGAGGCTTCAATTACCCATGATAGTGCTTGCCTGCCCTGGTATATGCACTATGCGCACCAGTCTTTGAAAGGTGGTCGGCCGCTGCGCTTGCGCGGCTGCAGTTTGGTGCGCTTTTCCGACAAAGTGTTTTATCACGAAGATTTTTACGATATGGGGGCGATGGTCTACGAACAGGTGCCCCTGCTGGGTTCTCTCGTGCGCAAAATTAAACTGCGCCTGGGGCAGGGCTGACTGGTGGCGGAAATTCGCGATAAGACACTATGGATTACGGGAGCCAGTTCCGGTATCGGCCGAGCCCTGGTCCTACGTCTTGCCGATCACAATAATTTTGTGATTGCCAGCGGACGCCGGCGTGAAGCACTGGCAGAGTTGCAGCAGTTTGCTCCCACGCGCATTCGCATACTCGATTGCGATGTGGCCGATGACAGTGCCATGGCCTCTACTTTTGAGCGTCTCAAGGATTTAACCGATCACCTGGATGGGGTGATCGCCTGTGCCGGCACTTGTGAATATGACAATGATTTACAGCTAGAAACCGCTATGTATCGGCGGGTATTTGACGCCAACTTCTTTGGTGTCGTGAATACTCTGCGTTGTGCTTTGCCTCTGTTGGCTGCCAGCAAGTCTCCACTTTTTGCCGCATTAGGCAGCTTATCTTCGGTTGTACCTTTTCCCAGAGCGGAGGCCTATGGCAGCTCCAAAGCCGCGCTCGATTACTTTTTGGCATCGGTACGTGCGGATACTTGCCATACAAACCTCAAGGTCGTGCTGGTCCGCCCGGGATTTGTCGACACCCCCCTTACCGCGCAGAACGACTTTGACATGCCTTTTTTGATTAGCGCGGAGCAAGCAGCGGAGTATATTGAGGTGGGGTTGGCTCGCAGAAAATCCATAATCGATTTTCCTCTGCGCTTGAGCCTGCCACTGCGTTTTTTGGGATTTTTCCGTTCTCTTTGGTTTCGTTTTTGCACACCAAAAATAAGCAGGATTCGTACCTTAAGGAAGAGTTGATGCGTATTGCCATCGTCGGGAGTGGAATTGCCGGCATGACGGCGGCTTATCTTTTGAGCCGTAAGCACGAGATCACCGTATTTGAAGCGCAGGATCGACTGGGTGGGCACACTGCGACGGTCGATGTGCAGGAAGGTGATCGCACCCTGGCCATCGATACCGGTTTTATTGTGTATAACGACTGGACCTACCCGAACTTTATTCGCCTGCTCGATGAGCTGGGTATCGAGTCCCAGCCGACCTCCATGGGTTTCAGTGTGTGCTGCGATCAGGAGGGCTATGAGTATGCCGGCAATAACCTCAATACATTATTTTCTCAACGCTCCAACCTTCTCAGCGCCGGTCACTGGCGCATGCTGTGGGACATTGTGCGATTTAATCGTACGGCCACGCGGGACTGGCGTGAGGGGCGCTTGCATGAAGGCCTGACCCTGGGAGAGTACTTGCCGGCGAATGGTTACTCGGCAGAATTTGCCAATCGCTACCTGGTTCCCATGGGGTCGGCGATTTGGTCGGCCAGTGTGGCGCAGATGCTCGAATTTTCGGTAAGTTTTTTTGTGCGTTTCTTTTTCAATCACGGCTTGCTCAACCTGGTACGTCGGCCCCAGTGGCGAGTAATAAAAGGGGGCTCCCGCTCTTATATTCCCGCACTGAGTGCACCCTATGCCGACAAGGTTAGGCTCTCTACTAAAGTGCAATCTGTCAGACGCAGGGAGCAAAATGTGGAGCTGCTGACTTGTACGGGTGAGCAACTCAACTTTGATCAAGTAGTGTTCGCCTGCCACTCAGATCAGGCGTTGGAGTGTCTTGAAGATGCCTCTGGGTTGGAGCGGCAATTGCTCAGAGCCATTCCCTACGCACGCAACAGCGTGGTATTGCATACAGATACCAGCTTGTTACCACAGCAAAGGCGCAGTTGGTCCAGTTGGAATTATCGGCTGGGCACCGAGCGCGATGAGCTACCGGTGCTGACCTATAACATGAACATTTTGCAGGGGCTGAAAACAGATAAAACTTACTGTGTCACCCTGAATGCCGAGGATCGTATCGCCCCAGAAAAGGTACTTGCGCGCTTTGAATATGCCCACCCCCAGTTTTCTGTAGCGGGCACTCGTGCCCAGCAACAATGGACGTGCATTAATGGGGTAAACCGCACTTGGTTTTGCGGTGCTTATTGGGCCAATGGTTTTCATGAGGATGGGGTGAGCAGCGCTTTGCGAATCGCCGAGGGATTGGGGGTAACCTGGTGAAGGGGAAACCTTAATGGAGGCCGCAACAATGGAGAGCGCCATTTACACCGGTTGGGTCCAGCATCGTCGCTTTTCCCCTCGCCAAAACGCCTTCCGCTACAAGGTTTTTATGGTGTATCTGGACTTGGCGGAGCTAGAGCAATTTTGTGCACTCTCTCCCTGGTGGTCAAAAAAACCTTGGGCTCCAGCCCGTTTTCGCCGCGAGGATTTTTTTGGCGACCCGGAACTAAGCATTGATGAGTCCGTGCGCCGCAGGGTTGAGGCGGTTGCCGGAGAACGCCCGCAAGGGCCTGTGCGACTGCTCGCCAATTGGCGCTACTTTGGCTACAACATGAATCCTATCAGTATCTATTACTGCTTTGATGGCGAGGGCAGGGAAGTGCGCTGGATATTATTGGATGTGCACAACACCCCTTGGAAAGAGCGCCACAGCTATGTGCTGGATTGCCGCTCCGGGGCGCGGGTGCAGAAAGTGGCTTTTGCCAAGACTTTTCATGTCTCCCCCTTTATGCCCATCTCCCAGGGCTATCATTGGAGAAGTATTACGCCGGGTGATCGCCTCACTGCTTATTTACAGAATTTTGACCGATATGGCCAAGGGGAGGAAGAGCGTCCCCTATTCGATGCCATACTGAGCCTGCGCCGTTGCGAGCTGAGCGCAGGCCTTCTCAATCGTATTCTGGTCCAGTATCCATTTATGACTGTAAAAGTGATTGCCACCATTTATTGGCAGGCGCTGAAGTTATGGTTCAAGCGCACACCTGTCTATGCGCATCCCGGTGACAGGGGCAAAGTTCAGGGAGGGGAGAAGCATTTATGAATCCAGAGCAAACTTCTCGGGTAACCGTTGGAGAGGAGAGCCAGTCTTGGTTAGTGCGACTCGCGCGCAAGCTGGTCCTGGCTAAGATGCAAGTGGTAGAGCGGGGCCATCTGCTGATTGAAGATGGGGAGGCCAGTTACCATTTTGGCCAGCCAGTGGAGCAGGCAGCGGTGCGGGCGCATATTCGCGTTCGGGATGCCAGCGCTTATGTACAGGTACTGTTAAATGGCACCATCGGTTCGGGCGAAGCCTATATGCAGAACGCTTGGGACTCTCCAAACCTGTTGGATGTGATCCGCCTGATGGTCGACAACATGTCCCTGATTGAGAGTATGGATAGCCGTGGGAGTCAGCTGCCCCGCATGGTGTTACGCGCCTTGCATAACCTCAACAATAATAATCGCAGGGGTTCCCGCAAAAATATCGCTGCGCATTATGATCTGGGAAATGACTTTTTCCACTTATTTCTCGATAAAACCATGCTCTATTCCTCGGCCATGTTCCCCTCTGAGCAGGCTACCTTGTACCAGGCTTCTGTTCACAAGATGGAGCATATTTGCCAAAAGCTGCAATTAAAACCCGACGATCACCTGCTGGAAATCGGCACAGGTTGGGGTGGCATGGCTATTTACGCGGCAAAGCACACGGGTTGCCAGGTAACCACCACAACAATTTCTGCAGAGCAATATGAATATGCTCGCCAGTGGGTGGAGCGTGAGGGGCTGCAAGATAAGGTGCGTGTGCTGTTACAGGATTATCGGGACTTAGACGGCAGCTTTGATAAATTGGTTTCTATTGAAATGGTGGAGGCGGTGGGGCATGAATATCACCGTAAGTTCTTTTCCATTTGTAGTCGTTTACTAAAAGAAGATGGCCTGATGTTTATGCAGGCCATTACTATTTCAGATCAGCGTTACCATCAATACCGCAAAGACATCGATTTTATTCAGCACTATATTTTTCCCGGTGGTTGCCTGCCATCCAATCAGGTTATTGCTCAGCAGATTGCCACCGCTACTGATATGCAGATTGTGGGTTTGGAGGATATTACCGCGGACTATGCGCGCACACTGAGGCACTGGCGCAACGCATTTTTGAGCAGGCTGCCACAGGTGCGCAACCTGGGTTTTGATGACCGTTTTATTCGGATGTGGGAATTTTATTTGTGCTACTGCGAAGGTGGCTTTATGCAGAGGGTGATCAGTACCGCTCAGTTTGTCTTTGCCAAGCCGCGCGCTCTTATCGACTGATATGTGGCGCTTTATCGCCAATGCTTTGCTGTTTGATATTGCCTGGCCCCTTTGTGTGATCGTTGCGCGTCTCTGGATTGTTGTGCCGTTTACGCTGGTCAATTTATTTATTCACTTGTTTTTTGTCGCTAACCTGCGCAGAGAGCCTTTGTGGTTGGGGGGCGTGTTTCTTTTTGGCGTGGGGGTGGACTCGGTACTTTTTCATCTGGGAGTACTGCAAAACCTCAGTGGTATTTCCTGGCCTCCCATCTGGCTGGTATGTCTGTGGTTAAATTTTGCCATGACACTGCGCTACAGCCTGGTATTCCTACAGCGTAATTTATGGCTGGCTGCGTTATTAGGCGGCTTTTTTGGTCCTTTTAGCTACTACACCGGTGCCTTCTTGAATGGCACCGTAGAGTTGGGGCAGCCCTTGTGGCGATCATTGATGTTACTGTCGCTGCTGTGGGCGCTGATGCTTCCGGGATTTAGCTACTTGGCGCGCACTATTAACCCCGCCTATCGGTGAATGGCCATGCAACCGTGCAAGCTGGCGCAAAGCTTGTATTCGGCGGCCTCGCCACCTATACATACCCTACTCAATTAAAAATGTAATTTCTGGATCAGTCACCTTATTCACCAACGCCACCAAGGAGCCGGCAATGAAAGCTTACCTCGTGCGGGCCCTGATCTTGGTCGGGGTTCTGGGGGCACTCAATTCCAGGTGTCTATCGGAGGAAGTGGTCGTCGACGAGCGGGGTGAATTTAGCGAGATCGACCCGGGAGACGAGAATGGTGAGGGTGATGAGAACGGTGAGGGCGACGAGAATGGCGAAGACGACGGGTTTGGTACTGTCGCCGGTAGTCTGGTAATTGCTTCGGATTATATGTTCCGCAGTATCTCGAACTCGAATAATGGTCCTACCGTCCAGGGCGACCTCAACTGGACCCACGATATTGGTTTCTATATCGGCGTCTGGACAACCAATACGGACTTCGGTGGCCCCGGCAACAGTATGGAATTTGATCCCTATGTAGGGTGGTCGGGAGATCTGCCTGAGACCGAAATCAACTTGAATATTGGCTATTGGTCCTACAACTATCCGAAGTCAGAATTTGATTTCGACTATGCCGAAACCTATCTGATCCTTAGTTTTACAGTGGATAAATTAACGATCAGCCCGAGCCTCTGGTATTCAAATAACTACTTTGGCAGAGACTTTCTCAATAATGTTGATTCCTTGGCCTATGAAGCGACCTTTAGCTTGGAGTTGGCCAGCTATATGGATATTTCTGTGCATCTTGGCGAGCAAACTTTTGAATCTTCCTACGACTATCTCAACTATGGCTATTACGACGCCGGTATAGACTGGAAAATCAGTGATTACACTCTGGGTTTGCGTTGGTACGATACCGATGGTGTCGATCCATTCCTGGCCGCCAAGAATCTGACCGATGGGCGCTTTGTCTTTAAAGTCACTCGCAGCTTTTAGAGTAAATCACATACGCTTTTTGCCTGATCTACGTCGGCGAAAATTTCGCTTCTAGTTCTCTTTTTTGCCCCAGTAAAGACCCCACTCTTCGACTATTCACGTAAAAGGCCATGGCCGGAAGCCATGTAAGCTGGCATAGGGTTGGAAATTAAATTTAAAAGAACCCTCAATCTTCCCAACTAAGGCAGACTTGCGGGTTCATCCACCAATGCCCGCGCTTACCTGGTATTGAGTAGGGCTTAGCGCAGAGGGCGTTCCGGCTTTTTCTCGCGTTGGCTGCTTTCCCAGCCACTCGCCACATAGCTCTCTGCCGTGGATGGCTTTAGTAATGACTTACCCAGAATATGATCGGCGGCTTTCTCGCCAATCATGATGGTGGGGGCGTTGAGATTGCCATTGGTGAGGGTTGGCATGATGGAGGAATCTACCACGCGCAGGTTTTCTACACCGTGTACCCGGCATTCGGGATCCACTACAGCCATTTCATCCGTGCCCATACGGCAACTGCCGGCAGGGTGATAGGCGGTTTCGGCGGTTTCTGCGAGCCAATTGTCGATCTCATCGTTACTTTGCACGTCCGGTCCCGGAGAAATCTCCCGCCCTCGGTAGGGGTCCATGCCTGCCTGGGCAAAAATCTCACGGGTGAAGTGCAGGCCGGAGCGAAAGGCTTGCTTGTCCTCTTCGTGGTCTAAATAGTTGAAGACCATTTCCGGTGCGGCCGCTGGATCTGCTGACTTGAGTTTGACCCAACCGCGGCTGAGCGGTTTGTTTGCGCCCAGGTGTACTTGAAATCCGTGCCCTTTCACCGCACTGGAGCCATCGTAAGCGATGGCACCGGCGAGGAAGTGGTACTGGATATCCGGGTATTTGAGGCCGGCGCGGCTGCGAATGTAGCCGTTGGATTCGAAATGATTGGAAGCGCCCAGGCCCCGTTTGAAGAGCAGCCAGTTGATGCCAATCCAGGCCTTACCCAGTGGTCCGAGCCAGCCGTTGAGGGTGATTTTCTGTTTACACTCCTGTTGCACCCAGACCTCGAGGTGATCCTGCAGGTTTTGCCCGACACCAGGCAGATCGTGTACGACTTCGATACCGTGCTCCTGCAGGTGGGCCGCCGGGCCTATACCGGACAACATCAGTAACTTGGGTGAGTTGAATGAACTAGCGGAAACGATCACTTCTTTATTGGCGCGCGCGCGAAAGATTTTTCCGTCCTGCCGGTATTCCACACCTATGGCTTTCTTGCCCTGCATAATCACGTGAGTTGTGAGGGCATGCATTTTGAGTTCGAGGTTACTGCGGCTAAGAACCGGCTTCAGGTAGGCGAGGGCGGTCGAGCAGCGTACACCGTCGCGGACAGACATATCCATGCGCCCGAAACCCTCCTGCCGATAGCCATTGTAATCCTGGGTAAAGCCGTAGCCCGCTTGGGTACCGGCCTCAATAAAGGCGCGGTAAAGCGGGTTTTTCATATTGTTGCCGTTGCACGCGGTGATAGGGCCCTGGTCGCCGCGATAGGCGTCACTGCCATAGACACAGGTTTCGGCCCGGCGGAAGTAGGGCAGGACATCCGCGTAGCCCCAGCCGGATGCGCCGTGCTCCACCCACTCCTCGTAGTCTCCAGCGCAGCCCCGAACAAATGCCATACCGTTGATGGAAGAAGAACCGCCGATGACCTTGCCACGGGCCTGATGGATTCGCCGTCCATGTAGCCCCGGCTCCGGTTCGGTATAAAACTCCCAATCGTATTTAGGCATATTCAGCGGAATGGAAAACGCTGAGGGCATGCGGATATAAATGGAATTATCCTTGCCGCCAAATTCCAACAGTAAAAGGCTGTTTTTGCTATCCGCCGTCAACCGGTTGGCCAGCACGGCGCCGGCTGAACCCGCCCCCACCACGATATAGTCAACAGTCTGATCAAAGTCCTGATTACTCATCTGTTTGCCCTAGGCTGACCCTGGTTCACCCTCTTCACCGGTATTGCGTGCCGCGCGCTCACGGCGCATGTGCAGGTACTGTAGATGTGCTTCGAAGTGGTCGACGATGTCACTGATGACCTGTTCGCGGGTGTACCCCATAAGATCGTAAGTCAGCCCGCCTTCCCGCAGATGTGGTTCCAGACGGTAGTAGCTGGAGCGGGGTTGCTCTGCCCGCAGGGTAAACGCTGGCATTGAGCACTGCCGCGGCCACACCTGATAGGTGAAGTCCACTTCACCGCCGAGGTCCACGTTGAGCTCCAGATGCAGATTGTCGCCCTCGTCGCCAGCGATACTGACCGGGTACTCTTCCTCTTCGAGCTTCTGTTTCATCGCCTCGAACGCGGGCTGTATGGTGCGTTGTATAAATGTTTCCACCTGCTTAAACGTTGGAAAGCTGATCGCGCGCGACAGCCGCTGGGCCCAATTGGTATGCCCTTCCCGCGATATAGTTCTGCCTGAAAGATGCCCGGATAAAGACTCCTGCATGCTCGCGGATTTCAGCTTCTCAAGCTGCAACGCTTTGTACAGCCCCAACATGATCAGCAGCAGGACAATGGCAAAGGGCAGCCCCATGATCACCACCGCACCCTGCAGGGCGGAAAGGCCACCTGTCATCAGTAGGGCAATGGTCACAATACCGATGATTGCAGCCCACAAAATCCGCATCCAGGGTTCCGCATCCTGATTGGGATCTTCGAGACGGATAGTGAGATTGGAAAGCACCAGCGAGCCCGAGTCTCCAGAGGTGACAAAGAACACGATCGACAGGATGGTTACCGCAATTGTGGTTAGCATGCTCCAGGGCAGCTGCTCGAGAAACAGATAGATGGCCGACCCGGGTTTCTCTACCGCCTGGGTGCCGAATTCTGTGGCGCCGCCCATTACCATATCGATGGCCGAGTTGCCCATGATAGCCATCCAGGCGGCCATAAATGTGAAGGGTAGAATCAAGGTGCCGATAACAAATGCACGAATGGTGCGGCCGCGGGAAATTCGTGCCAGGAACAGGCCGACGAAGGGCCCCCAGGCAATCCACCATGCCCAGAAAAACAGTGTCCAGGCATTGAGCCAATCCGTGGGTGGGGCGAAAGGATAGGTATTGAAGGACAAGCCGATAAAGTTCTGTAAGTAATCACCAATGTTGGTGACGAAGGCGTCGAGCAAAAAACGTGTCTTGCCGGTAATCAACACATACAGCATCAGCACTATTGCCAGTAACATGTTGAATTCTGACAGTCGCCGAATTCCCCGTTCGACACCGGTGGCTGCAGAGAATGCGGCGAACACCACAATCATAAGTGCCAGCAGTGATTGCGTGAAGATGCCCTCCGGTATACCAAACATGTACTGTAAGCCGTAGTTCAGCTGGATGATCCCGATTCCCAGGCTGGTGGCGACGCCGAACACCGTGCCCAATACCGCGGCAATATCCACGGTATTACCGAGAGAGCCGTAGATACGTTTACCGAACAACGGATAAAGTGCGGAGCGAATGGTAAGGGGCAGCCCATGCCGGTAGCTGAAGAAAGCCAGGGACATACCTACCAGGGTATAAACTCCCCAGCCGGATAGACCCCAATGTAAAAAAGTCAACGCCATGGCATGGCGTGCCGCTTCGATACTGCCGCCCTCGCCAACAGGTGGCTCCATAAATTGGGTCACGGGCTCTACGATGCAGTAGAAAATCAGGTCGATGCCGATTCCAGCGCTGAAAAGCATGGCAGCCCAGGTCACGATATTGAAATCGGGTTCTGAGTGATCGGGTCCGAGTTTGATGTCACCGAATTTGGAAATGGCCACCAGGATCACGAAGATGAGGTAGGCAACGATAGCGAGAAAGTAAAACCAGCCGAAACTGCCAGATATCCAACTAAGGACCTCGTTAATAACGCCGATCGCCTGCTCGGTAAAGATCATCGCCCAGAGGGAGAACAGCACAATACCCACGACAGAGCCATAAAATACCAGTGGCTTTATTCGCGCCTCTGCGGTGCTCGCTTTAGATGTGCCTTCCGATGATTTGGTGCTGTGCATGCCTTCCCTGCGAAAAAAGACCGACTATCCCATCAGAGTAGGCTATGCCTGGCGGTCGCCGGGTGTATTCACGGAGGTTGGGGCTACTTCAGGGCTGGTGTTGAAAATTTCACTCACAGTAATCAGCATCTTTAACAGGGTTGTTGGAATGGCCGTAATTACTCTTCATTTAATCAATACTCTGCGCATAGAGGGGGTTCTTATTCACTGGCTCTTGTCCGATGGGGCCTCTTTAATGACTTTTTAGTCGTTCTTTTTCTTGCTTTTCCCTTCTCTCGACTGGCGCCATCTTCAACCAACAGCTAAACCTAAAGATGAAAAGCGTGACATACACGCAATCTCTAGGCTCAGGCTGTAAGAGGTGTCCGATGAAAACTGGTATTAACGCCACCGCAGGATTTTGCCTCGCCCTATTAATCGGGTGTGCTGCCCAACCGGAACAGGTACCTGGTGCCGGCGGCATAGTGATTGATACCTGGGGCGTCAATATGAACCAGTATCAAGTCGACCTCTCTGAGTGCAAGGGGATTGCCTATTCCACTTATAGCGACCAGGGTCGCCGGGGCTTAACGGGTGCCGCCGGGGGTGCTGTGGTGGGTGGTGCGCTGGGCGCTATCGTCGGTGATAGTAGTCGGGCTGCGGCGGCAGGTGCTGGTGCGGGAGCCCTGGTAGGTGGTCTCTCCGGCGCTGGTAGTGCTGGTGCCGAAGCACAGCAAATTATCAAAAACTGTCTGCGCGGGCGCGGATATCGCGTGCTGAATTAATTCCCCTCACAGGAGTTAGCCAAGTTTTCTCGTGGGTCCTCTGATATTCGGCAACCTCACAGGACTTGGCTTGGGCCGGGAAATCCCCGGCTCTTTTTTATGTTCTGCTTACAGGGTTTAGTTGGGAACAACCATTTTAAAGCCTAAAGCAACGCGTTGATCTTTCAGTGAATACCATGGGAGTAAGTTATGGCCAGTGGCACTACCATCAATGCCTATGGGGTTATGCAAGCTGGAGGCCCCTTTAAACCGTATCAGGTAAAAGTGGGGGACTTGGGAGCAACTGAGGTGGAGTTGGAAGTCCTCTACTGTGGTATTTGCCACAGTGACCTCAGTATGATCGAGGATGAGTGGG encodes:
- a CDS encoding NAD(P)/FAD-dependent oxidoreductase, which encodes MRIAIVGSGIAGMTAAYLLSRKHEITVFEAQDRLGGHTATVDVQEGDRTLAIDTGFIVYNDWTYPNFIRLLDELGIESQPTSMGFSVCCDQEGYEYAGNNLNTLFSQRSNLLSAGHWRMLWDIVRFNRTATRDWREGRLHEGLTLGEYLPANGYSAEFANRYLVPMGSAIWSASVAQMLEFSVSFFVRFFFNHGLLNLVRRPQWRVIKGGSRSYIPALSAPYADKVRLSTKVQSVRRREQNVELLTCTGEQLNFDQVVFACHSDQALECLEDASGLERQLLRAIPYARNSVVLHTDTSLLPQQRRSWSSWNYRLGTERDELPVLTYNMNILQGLKTDKTYCVTLNAEDRIAPEKVLARFEYAHPQFSVAGTRAQQQWTCINGVNRTWFCGAYWANGFHEDGVSSALRIAEGLGVTW
- a CDS encoding DUF1365 domain-containing protein codes for the protein MEAATMESAIYTGWVQHRRFSPRQNAFRYKVFMVYLDLAELEQFCALSPWWSKKPWAPARFRREDFFGDPELSIDESVRRRVEAVAGERPQGPVRLLANWRYFGYNMNPISIYYCFDGEGREVRWILLDVHNTPWKERHSYVLDCRSGARVQKVAFAKTFHVSPFMPISQGYHWRSITPGDRLTAYLQNFDRYGQGEEERPLFDAILSLRRCELSAGLLNRILVQYPFMTVKVIATIYWQALKLWFKRTPVYAHPGDRGKVQGGEKHL
- a CDS encoding sigma-70 family RNA polymerase sigma factor: MAHRLRHNGNGIAVKASQDYKDDWSRLLTQVGAQRDRQAFERVFRHFAPLIKGFHHSRSTQALNAEAADELVQEVMLKVWHKAPCFDQGKASASTWIFTIMRNCRIDMLRRSLRHQNRDSDVDVADIWDENLENQPLLFLQHKRNERDIADGLSALPAEQSHILEKAYMEGKSHSEISEELRLPLGTVKSRVRLAMKKLQARFVR
- a CDS encoding DUF2878 domain-containing protein yields the protein MSLPSRALLSTDMWRFIANALLFDIAWPLCVIVARLWIVVPFTLVNLFIHLFFVANLRREPLWLGGVFLFGVGVDSVLFHLGVLQNLSGISWPPIWLVCLWLNFAMTLRYSLVFLQRNLWLAALLGGFFGPFSYYTGAFLNGTVELGQPLWRSLMLLSLLWALMLPGFSYLARTINPAYR
- a CDS encoding nuclear transport factor 2 family protein, with the translated sequence MSSRTLVKEVQSYYRDFLVRDPAELSKIYSDKIVFRDPLHRIEGLPALKTYFSGMSRGLTQCRFRFEEASITHDSACLPWYMHYAHQSLKGGRPLRLRGCSLVRFSDKVFYHEDFYDMGAMVYEQVPLLGSLVRKIKLRLGQG
- a CDS encoding ChrR family anti-sigma-E factor, translated to MIRHHPDENLLLEYASGSLARGPSLVVAAHVQMCADCRSQLSTLNNLGGSLLNGSPAQPLQANAFERLMERIGQIPEKILHKSEDTPTPVPVGGEPAMDHLPKVLNKLLASNPNRRWKTLTRNLQMCRLKSGQRDYEVAFHCLRSGSGLPKHDHRGQEFALVLHGSFSDHNGIYGRGDFVLREPGQVHRPIATQDMDCLCFSAVAAPVSLTGIRGLFLNPLIPFRPG
- a CDS encoding SDR family oxidoreductase, translating into MAEIRDKTLWITGASSGIGRALVLRLADHNNFVIASGRRREALAELQQFAPTRIRILDCDVADDSAMASTFERLKDLTDHLDGVIACAGTCEYDNDLQLETAMYRRVFDANFFGVVNTLRCALPLLAASKSPLFAALGSLSSVVPFPRAEAYGSSKAALDYFLASVRADTCHTNLKVVLVRPGFVDTPLTAQNDFDMPFLISAEQAAEYIEVGLARRKSIIDFPLRLSLPLRFLGFFRSLWFRFCTPKISRIRTLRKS
- a CDS encoding TorF family putative porin; amino-acid sequence: MKAYLVRALILVGVLGALNSRCLSEEVVVDERGEFSEIDPGDENGEGDENGEGDENGEDDGFGTVAGSLVIASDYMFRSISNSNNGPTVQGDLNWTHDIGFYIGVWTTNTDFGGPGNSMEFDPYVGWSGDLPETEINLNIGYWSYNYPKSEFDFDYAETYLILSFTVDKLTISPSLWYSNNYFGRDFLNNVDSLAYEATFSLELASYMDISVHLGEQTFESSYDYLNYGYYDAGIDWKISDYTLGLRWYDTDGVDPFLAAKNLTDGRFVFKVTRSF
- a CDS encoding cyclopropane-fatty-acyl-phospholipid synthase family protein; this translates as MNPEQTSRVTVGEESQSWLVRLARKLVLAKMQVVERGHLLIEDGEASYHFGQPVEQAAVRAHIRVRDASAYVQVLLNGTIGSGEAYMQNAWDSPNLLDVIRLMVDNMSLIESMDSRGSQLPRMVLRALHNLNNNNRRGSRKNIAAHYDLGNDFFHLFLDKTMLYSSAMFPSEQATLYQASVHKMEHICQKLQLKPDDHLLEIGTGWGGMAIYAAKHTGCQVTTTTISAEQYEYARQWVEREGLQDKVRVLLQDYRDLDGSFDKLVSIEMVEAVGHEYHRKFFSICSRLLKEDGLMFMQAITISDQRYHQYRKDIDFIQHYIFPGGCLPSNQVIAQQIATATDMQIVGLEDITADYARTLRHWRNAFLSRLPQVRNLGFDDRFIRMWEFYLCYCEGGFMQRVISTAQFVFAKPRALID